One region of Populus trichocarpa isolate Nisqually-1 chromosome 4, P.trichocarpa_v4.1, whole genome shotgun sequence genomic DNA includes:
- the LOC7458582 gene encoding G-type lectin S-receptor-like serine/threonine-protein kinase At1g11330: MGLGRGKISVALLLLTSSFCVEIITAIDTITSTQFLKDPEAIVSNGNIYTLGFFSPVNSTDRYVGIWFNEVPVVTAIWVANRNNPLNDSSGILAISKDGALVVLNGQQEILWSTNVSNFVSNSSAQLSDTGNLVLRDNNNEEIMWESFQYPSDTFFSNMKLSANKRTGGKTLITSWKSATDPSIGSFSAGLNHLDIPEIFIWKDNYPYFRSGPWNRLVFIGVPYMNSAAVDGLNLVDDGEGTIDLTFSYANQSIMSSFVLTSQGQLEQTRWEHGMEDRIVLWSVPMFDCEFYGRCGLFGSCNAQASPICSCLRGFEPNNPEEWYVGNWTGGCIRRKSLQCERVKSESEAAGKNDVFLKLGNMKVPDLAQWSRLTEIECKDKCLTNCSCIAYAYDSGIGCMSWIGDLIDVQEFPTGGADLYIRMAYSELDGNHRKKVIVIVSAVIGTITSAMICALLTWRFMSKHRARKEGGEKLHSDTNEKHPSFLDRDMAGDSMDHVKLQELPLFSLESLTAATDGFDLSNKLGQGGFGPVYKGKLSDGKEIAVKRLSRASGQGLKEFMNEVEVISKLQHRNLVRLLGCCVEGEEKLLVYEYMPNKSLDAFLYDPLRKQLLDWKKRFNIIEGICRGLLYLHRDSRLRIIHRDLKASNILLDPELKPKISDFGAARIFGGDEDQANTIRVVGTYGYISPEYAMEGRFSEKSDVYSFGVLLLEIVSGRRNTSFYGNEQALSLLGFAWKLWNEGNISALVDPAISDPSSQVEIFRCIHVGLLCVQEFPEDRPTASTVVSMLNSEISYLATPKQPPFAERKYHFNEERPHQNEEKCSINYVTVTVVDAR, translated from the exons ATGGGACTTGGCAGAGGCAAAATTTCAGTAGCTCTGCTTCTCTTAACATCTTCTTTTTGCGTAGAGATTATCACTGCCATAGATACCATCACATCAACCCAATTCCTGAAGGATCCAGAGGCTATAGTCTCTAATGGAAATATATACACACTGGGATTTTTCAGCCCTGTTAATTCCACCGATCGATATGTAGGAATTTGGTTTAATGAAGTTCCTGTAGTGACAGCCATATGGGTAGCTAATAGAAACAACCCTCTAAATGACTCATCTGGGATTCTGGCCATATCGAAAGATGGCGCTCTTGTAGTTTTGAATGGGCAGCAAGAGATTCTTTGGTCAACTAATGTGTcgaattttgtttcaaattcaaGTGCACAGCTCTCGGACACCGGAAACCTTGTTTTGCGAGATAACAACAACGAAGAAATCATGTGGGAGAGCTTCCAATATCCTTCCGATACATTCTTTTCGAATATGAAATTAAGCGCCAATAAAAGAACAGGTGGGAAGACACTTATAACATCATGGAAAAGTGCTACTGATCCATCCATTGGAAGCTTCTCTGCGGGTCTTAATCACCTAGACATACCTGAGATATTCATATGGAAGGATAATTATCCGTATTTTCGGAGTGGTCCATGGAACCGTCTTGTCTTTATTGGAGTTCCTTATATGAATTCTGCTGCTGTTGATGGGCTCAATCTTGTAGATGATGGAGAAGGTACTATTGATCTAACTTTCTCTTATGCTAATCAGTCTATTATGTCGAGCTTTGTTTTGACCTCACAAGGACAACTAGAACAAACACGTTGGGAGCATGGCATGGAGGATCGGATTGTTCTATGGAGTGTTCCAATGTTTGATTGTGAATTTTACGGCAGATGTGGCCTTTTTGGAAGCTGTAATGCACAGGCATCGCCTATCTGCAGCTGTTTAAGAGGGTTTGAGCCAAACAATCCAGAGGAATGGTACGTAGGAAACTGGACTGGTGGTTGTATCAGGAGGAAATCATTGCAGTGTGAGAGAGTAAAGAGCGAGAGTGAAGCTGCAGGAAAAAATGATGTCTTTTTGAAGCTAGGTAATATGAAGGTGCCTGACTTAGCACAATGGTCTCGTTTGACTGAAATTGAATGCAAAGACAAGTGCTTGACAAATTGTTCTTGCATAGCATATGCGTATGACTCTGGTATTGGTTGCATGTCATGGATTGGAGATCTAATTGATGTACAGGAGTTTCCCACAGGTGGTGCAGATCTTTACATTCGAATGGCGTATTCCGAATTAG ATGGAAACCATAGGAAAAAAGTGATTGTCATCGTAAGTGCCGTTATAGGAACAATCACCAGTGCCATGATCTGTGCTCTTTTGACATGGAGGTTCATGTCTAAACATAGAG CGAGAAAGGAAGGAGGAGAGAAGTTGCATTCTGATACGAATGAAAAACATCCATCATTTTTGGATAGAGACATGGCTGGAGACAGCATGGACCATGTTAAACTGCAGGAGCTACCACTATTCAGTTTAGAGAGTCTGACAGCTGCAACAGACGGTTTTGATCTTTCAAATAAGCTTGGCCAGGGTGGTTTCGGTCCAGTGTACAAG GGAAAATTGTCAGATGGAAAGGAAATAGCAGTGAAAAGACTCTCAAGAGCATCTGGGCAAGGGCTCAAAGAATTTATGAATGAGGTTGAGGTGATTTCTAAACTGCAACATAGGAATCTTGTAAGACTTCTTGGTTGCTGtgttgaaggagaagaaaagctgTTGGTCTATGAGTACATGCCAAACAAAAGCTTGGATGCATTTCTCTATG ATCCTCTCAGAAAACAACTTCTGGATTGGAAAAAGCGCTTCAACATTATCGAAGGAATCTGCCGAGGTCTCCTTTATCTCCACAGGGATTCTAGACTAAGAATTATTCATCGAGATCTAAAGGCAAGCAACATTTTGTTGGACCCAGAACTTAAGCCAAAAATCTCAGATTTCGGAGCGGCCAGGATATTTGGAGGAGATGAAGATCAAGCCAATACCATAAGAGTTGTTGGAACCTA TGGCTATATATCCCCTGAATATGCAATGGAAGGTAGATTTTCTGAGAAATCAGATGTCTACAGCTTTGGAGTTTTGCTGTTAGAGATTGTAAGCGGGAGAAGAAATACTAGTTTCTATGGGAATGAGCAAGCTTTGAGTCTTTTAGGATTT GCATGGAAACTGTGGAATGAAGGCAACATTTCAGCTCTAGTAGATCCAGCAATATCTGATCCGAGTTCGCAGGTGGAAATATTTAGATGCATACATGTGGGCCTATTGTGTGTTCAAGAATTTCCAGAAGATAGGCCAACAGCTTCTACTGTCGTTTCAATGCTGAATAGTGAAATTTCTTATCTTGCAACTCCAAAGCAACCGCCATTTGCTGAAAGGAAATACCACTTCAATGAAGAAAGACCCCATCAAAACGAAGAAAAGTGTTCCATCAATTACGTGACAGTCACAGTTGTTGATGCCAGATAA